The following are encoded together in the Osmia lignaria lignaria isolate PbOS001 chromosome 13, iyOsmLign1, whole genome shotgun sequence genome:
- the LOC117602081 gene encoding uncharacterized protein LOC117602081 translates to MYFSVVILAITLISCQAFVPDTVDMDLPIEMEVYANEMAGFLQRFKHTMQTGDSKTGVPKLDPFTQSQMSINNNELITVKGKLTNVRGAGMSNYHVKKADFSSSKLTADVSLLWDQISIAANYSVTGKTADNTPLWGKGAVGIVIRDLQVTVNTKLAVKNGKMAVSTLSSQVHLNKFAFKITGLYDNEEKSMLATIKITNSMPKWIEDHQKEVSRISNRVVTDMLNKYLQHFTLNDFLNMIKA, encoded by the exons ATGTACTTCTCCGTGGTGATACTGGCTATTACGTTGATCTCCTGTCAGGCATTCGTGCCCGACACGGTCGACATGGATC TACCCATCGAGATGGAGGTGTATGCCAATGAAATGGCAGGATTCCTCCAGAGATTCAAGCACACCATGCAAACCGGTGATTCGAAAACCGGCGTCCCGAAGCTCGATCCTTTCACACAAAGTCAAATGAGCATAAACAACAATGAGCTTATCAC AGTGAAAGGAAAATTGACGAATGTCCGCGGAGCTGGTATGTCCAATTATCATGTAAAGAAGGCTGATTTTTCATCGAGCAAACTCACAGCCGACGTCAGTCTTCTATGGGATCAAATCTCGATCGCCGCTAATTACAGCGTAACAGGAAAAACCGCCGATAATACTCCTCTCTGGGGGAAAGGAGCCGTTGG aatCGTCATCAGAGATCTTCAAGTGACGGTGAACACGAAACTGGCTGTAAAGAATGGAAAAATGGCCGTATCGACTCTGTCGTCCCAAGTTCATTTAAACAAATTTGCT TTCAAAATCACCGGATTATACGATAACGAGGAGAAATCCATGTTGGCAACAATCAAAATAACCAACTCGATGCCCAAATGGATCGAAGATCATCAGAAGGAAGTGTCTCGTATCAGTAATCGAGTAGTTACCGATATGTTGAACAAGTATCTTCAGCACTTTACACTCAACGATTTCTTGAATATGATTAAAGCTTAA